One Flavobacteriales bacterium DNA window includes the following coding sequences:
- a CDS encoding Gfo/Idh/MocA family oxidoreductase — protein MSNKRSIPFGVVGCGHIGKRHAEMIRQNPSAELVAWCDVRSPEEAGIPKDSKVPFYNSMEEMLEKHPEIEVVNICTPNGLHAAQATYALKNNRHVVCEKPMGLSAANCERVISLALEKSKQVFCVMQNRYSPPSVWIKDVIDRKLLGEIYMVQLNCFWNRDERYYRPGGKQGWKGRQDLDGGTLYTQFSHFIDIMYWLFGDITDIHGSFADFTHPDSTDFEDSGIVQFRFHEGGMGTLQYSTAVWDSNFESSLTIIGSQGTVKIGGQYMGEVTHCHIKDYEMPELDAPLPPNDYGSYKGSAANHHFVIENVVDTLNGLTSVTTNAMEGMKVVDIIERIYAVRNKSFNKEKQSSYA, from the coding sequence ATGAGTAACAAACGCTCTATTCCGTTTGGTGTCGTCGGATGCGGACACATCGGAAAACGTCATGCGGAGATGATCCGCCAAAACCCTTCTGCAGAACTGGTCGCATGGTGCGATGTTCGTTCACCCGAAGAAGCAGGGATTCCCAAGGACAGCAAGGTGCCGTTCTACAACAGCATGGAAGAAATGCTGGAAAAACACCCCGAGATCGAAGTGGTGAACATCTGCACACCGAATGGTTTGCACGCGGCGCAGGCAACATACGCACTCAAAAATAATCGCCACGTGGTGTGTGAAAAGCCCATGGGACTGTCTGCCGCGAATTGTGAACGGGTGATCTCCCTGGCGCTGGAAAAATCCAAACAGGTGTTTTGCGTGATGCAAAACCGCTATTCTCCGCCATCAGTGTGGATCAAGGATGTGATCGACCGCAAGTTGCTGGGTGAGATTTACATGGTTCAGCTGAACTGCTTCTGGAACCGGGACGAACGTTACTATCGTCCGGGCGGAAAGCAAGGCTGGAAAGGACGCCAGGATCTTGACGGTGGAACACTGTATACCCAGTTCTCTCACTTTATCGATATTATGTACTGGCTCTTCGGTGATATCACCGATATCCATGGTTCTTTCGCGGATTTTACCCATCCTGATTCAACCGACTTCGAGGATTCAGGTATCGTGCAATTCAGATTTCACGAAGGTGGAATGGGTACACTTCAGTATTCGACCGCCGTTTGGGATTCTAACTTCGAGAGCAGCCTGACCATCATCGGAAGCCAGGGGACTGTTAAGATCGGCGGTCAGTATATGGGTGAGGTTACCCATTGCCATATCAAGGATTATGAAATGCCGGAGCTGGATGCACCGCTTCCTCCCAATGATTATGGTAGCTATAAAGGTTCCGCAGCCAACCATCACTTCGTGATAGAGAATGTGGTGGATACGCTGAATGGCCTGACCAGTGTAACAACCAATGCGATGGAAGGTATGAAGGTGGTGGATATCATCGAGCGCATTTATGCGGTGAGAAATAAATCATTTAATAAGGAAAAACAAAGTAGTTATGCTTAA